The Paramisgurnus dabryanus chromosome 24, PD_genome_1.1, whole genome shotgun sequence genome contains the following window.
GCACTTCAGCTGCTAACAGGGGTTTGGCATACTGCATGGAAAATCCTTCCTGCAATGCTTTAAGGGCTTCCCTTAACAGTTCACGTTGCTTTTGTCCAGTAGCAAGCTGGGGATAGTATTTATGAGAAATTAATCAATCTGattgtaaaaaaatgttaattCATAGCAATGAGTGAGAGGACATCACAATACCGGTATTGCTTGTTCAATGACAGTCTTGTCAATGTTGACAAAAGCCACTTCTTGTCCAAATAATTTCATGTAGACTGAAGCCAATGGCTGATTGTCTGGCAAAGCCTTCCAGTTTGTGAGCTTAAGGAATTgaaaaagaaattatgttttaggcAAAATGCAATGCTGTTTGTTAAAGATTTacaattaaacaataaaatagacATCACTTACTGCTCTTATTGTGTGCCTTATCTTTGTCATATGGTCAGCAGTTTGATCTGCAGCAGGTGATTTCTGAAGAGCTTCCTGGATTCCTTCAGTTCTCACGCCAATCTGTTTAAAAGATGCCACCAAGTAAATGCACTGAAAGTGTCTTAAACCAGTCTGATATTTAGGAAAATAATCTTAATCTTTCACCTCAAGAACATCAGCAGCAGCTCCAGCCAGGTAGGCACGTGCTTTAGCTATGACAGCTCTGGGCAGGATGGTGGCAGCATCATTGATCATATAGGCACTACCAGCAGCTCCAATCATCAGATGAGCTTTACATTGACAGATAAAACAATTCaattaatgaataaatcttGTAATTTCGCATAAAAAAGAATTAAACAATTGCTTATGGTGCCTTCTTTTTGATGACTAGTATGATGTACCATTTTTTTGACTTACTATGATAGATGTCCAGCTCAAGGGCTCTGCTGAAATAGTAACTAAGCCTGTCCAGCTTGCGGCTCATAAGTTTGATTGCAACATTTGCTGCACCAGCCCTGAAAATAGAAACCACGATTACCTCTTGCGCTCAAATATTATTATATctatattatgtattataaaatattataaaatacttaataaaaaaaaagtttgttatCCTTACACAGATGCCATATCAGGAGCAGTGATTCTGGTCAATGACTTAATGTGAGAATAGGCAAAGCTTGCCACCTGCATGTTAGTCTCAAGTCTCAAAGCACCAGCAAGGCTGGAGACGAGAGCCACTGAGGGCTTTGActcaaacaaaacaatacaagcAACCATGCGCACTTCAGGGTGGAGAGCCCTGTCCACTAAGAGCTGCAAGGCAAGTGGCTGAACCTGATGTGGAAAACAAAGTTTTAGAGAAATGTACACAGTTGGTTTTTCATGACTGAATTCCAATTATTTCTGACATTTACCAATTTTGGCTCCTTCTTGGCAATGTTCCTCAGGGCCAGGATGGCATCAACCTGGACTTTAATGGGTAGAGTAGTAGATGCAGTTCTCAGTCCTGGAAGGACCTTTGTGATTGTTTTAAGACTGGCAGGGTGACCAGCATTGCCCAGAACTTTCagaaccaatgagatttcaCGAATGTCGTTTTTGGCAATGGCTTCTGCAGCAATATCATGAATAGGCTGTGGAGTTTGATGTAGGCGCAATCAGAAAACAGTAAATAGTTAAAATCCTTATCAAATTGGTGGATTGATGCGTTTACCTTGAGGAGCTCAGGATTGCAGTTGGGTACTGCATCACAGTATTTGGCGATCATAGAACCATATCCAAGCATGACCACTTCACGTACTGCTGGGATTGCGGCAACTTTGTCATTCATTGCCAAACTCTGTTCAAAAAGATTTCAATTAAAGAAACTGCAATCAGGTTTGGCTCAGGCCATATTTACAAATCCACACTTTGATAACACTTTTGATATTGAGAGTAAAATATACCCACAGCAGTTAACTTGATTGTGTCCAAATCAGCAGTGACCATTTGCAAAGCCATCACAAGAGCCTGAATGAATTCATAATTGTGAAGTTCCCCAGCCAGAAACTTCTCCTTAAGGAATTTTACAATGACTGGTGTCCCAACAGCAGGAAGAGCATCCAGAAGCCAGCGCCTAAAAGATAAATTGttttagtaaaatataaaaacaacactAATCTcatagcctgggtgccagccgatcttagccccgcccacaacattttgaggaacgggaagatcggtctggagtttcaccgttgagttgctactatgctcgacccaaagctggtcgaaccaatcaaattgtcagggcgggctttatatgatgatggacagatgatcagtaacgtaaatcaaccacgtcaccaaagagcgcgtgtgttgaatctgttgtttacaacgaaatggctgccgcggtagaaatcagatgtgtggactctgacattgagtctgttctaaaagatatcgacagagcattgattttaaaagaggaacagagaaacgcgagcaaggcatttgttgatgtttttgccgtcctacgggattcgacaaaagttgtcgcacttatgaaagatcaagttaaagaagcaactaaaatgggtatcacggcgatgcaactcggtgtgcacgacgagatggatataacaagcaaacgtaatgggtatcgtcgtggatgaagttcaactaatgtacaaatggtaagagatagtcttactgtatgacttaatgtgatataaatgaaatgttgtaaacatagtaggtgttgatgtacgttcgcaaactcagacttgtagtgtgtgtcgtagcgaaataactagcagttcggtcaagctgcaaatacgtcatttcaacatacgtctcacaccccgttgctctgattggtcgtaggtctatccaattgagtgcagaggcatttttcggttgagacacgcctcataattatagctcaatggagcggtatcagactcaaattctgactagaattgagtatgacaacgtcaggctactAATCTCAATGTATATTCTTATTGACATTACAttgacatgaaaatatttaCCTGTAAACTGGTTTGTCCTTGAATTGAGCCCAAATAGCCTCAACATTCTCCAAGGTGGCAACACGCAGAAGGTGAACGAGCTGAATAAACTTCAGAGGAGCATCATCGTGGACCGCAGCCATATTATTAGCAACCAAGTGCTTTAGGACCTCTATGATCTAATTAAAGACAATATTCAGGTGTTTCCTGGTTAACAATATTCATGCCTCAACACAAAAACTCGTAAATTAACTTTAATATTTAACCTGGGCTGGTGCATCACTGATCCTCATAAGTTGAATTGGGGATTGAAGAACCTCAGTTGCAAACTCATACTGCAGAGACCCACGGTGCAAGTAATCACCTTTACTGGGAACAACTGGATTCTTCTCAACCTCAACAAAAGCCAGTGTTTGTCTGAAACAAATTGTAATTTCTTAATCTTAACTCTTTAAAAATTGCATATTCAATTTGTTTGTAGAATTTCTCACAGGACCAATCATACTTTGCCTCCATCAGAGCAGCACCATGGATCTCATTGAAGGGTGAGAACTGATGCACTTCCTCAACTGTTGCTTCAGTTATCAGTACACCGTTTGCGGATGGTTTCATGATGTAGTTGTAAGTTGCAGTTTCAATCAGACTCTTATCCCTCTGTTGAAAAAGAGAACGTgccattttttatataatataatatgtaTAAAGTCTTTTAGTtcttttgtattttgtattacCCGTGTGCATTCGGAACATCTCTCGGTGTATGCCAAGCCAATGTCCTTCATGATTCTGTCATGACAGTGGCTAAGGTCCTTAGACTTGGTGACAATAATGTGGTTTGACTTTTGATCCTCATTGATGACATAGTGGGTCCTGCACACTCCCTGAGCTCCAGCCTTTCAAGAAAAGGACAAACAAATTAGATAACATATgttaaaatggataaaaaaggTACATTGGTCACATCTTACCTCTTGCAGTTCATAAATGTTCTGGGTCTTCTTGAGGTTGAGCTGAAGGATGTTGAGGATTCCTCTGTGCAAGTTCATGACAGTAGGGGAAACTCCTGCTGGGGCAAATACCTTTCCGACCACACCATTAGCGTACTCAAACTTGATGGGAATCTGAAGCTGAGCTGCCAGTGCTGCAGTGAGCTTAGTGGCAGGAATGAAAGAATCCTTGGGCCAGATGCCACCATACTCGTGGAGCAGAGGATCCATGAGCTGTACAGAAACATTTTTACTTAAATATAGTAATGCTTAATATTAGAGCTGGGGTATGCTACTCCCAAAACATTTTAGGTTCTTAACAGTGTATACCTTCATCAGAAAGATATTTTCTGTCACAGCGGTGAGATGAACCTTGCTGCTGACTTTTATTCCTGCTCTGGCCAGACCTTCTTGAGGCAGACCACCCAAGAGCTGAGCCTCATAGTTGTACACATAGGTCTTATCAGGGGCAAACTCAGGAACTGAAAAGAGTTCAGACCATTATTAGAGccaatttttaaatattacatttatgcTTTAAACAGCAAGGTTAAAAGGGATTTTTTTAACCAATTCATAATACATACCAAGGTTAATCTGCTGACATGCTAtaagaaacaaaacaaaccatcacatttaattgtttaaataaggattttaaagctttttttaaactgccaacaaatgtatttaaaaagttataatatttaaatacaacattaaaaatgtaaactctGACTTACCCACAAGGGCGACTGTCAAGGCTAGCACTACCGCTCTCATGGCTGGTGGTTTGTGAAAAACTCCACAGAGGGATTGAGTTTTTATAGTGAATTTTTGCTGACAAAGTTTTGTTTGTTAAATCAATTATTAACATTTTGTCAACTGATTTGTACATAGATATCAATTAGATGCATATCAATATGTACTTGAGACAAGTCAACTGATTTGAACATTGAGGTTAGGTTACCCTGGCCTGTCATCTGGTCGTCCACCAGGACAATGTCCAGAATGGATTGTCAGCTCATGCAAAAAGTCCAGTTAGGTCTAACCAAATCACACTTTCAGTTCTctaatatttgtattttaaatattgccAAAAAAGACAGTTTGATATGGGTCTGCGTATGCTTTAAACCAGCGGTACCCAaactcggtcctggagggccagtgtCAACATGTTTATGATCAGAGTGCCTCCGATGTGCTTCCAAGCAGATCTCTTAGCATGCCACGCACCACAGGAAAATCCAATAAGATTATCGGTACAACCACAAAGACAACCAGGACTTTACCTAGGATTGTCTTAAGGGTGAAAACTGGCCCAAATTTTGCCCGATTAACTCTTATTGTGTGGTGGTGTTAACCtacatgtttttggcctgtgggagaaAACCGAAGTATCCAGAGTAAACCCACAGGGAGCACATGCAAACTCTACACAGATAGGCCACCACTTGACCTAACCAGGGCTTGAACCGGAGATCTTTATGCTGTGAGGCAACATTCATTCCCTGGGCTACCCCAATTATAAAGTAAAACATACATAAGAAATAATGTACAGTATTACAAAGTTAGCACTTTGTTTGATAGAGTCTTGCGTAACGCTTTATATTGCGATCCGCAATTTACCGCACAATCAAACCGAATTTATAGTGTACCTATTTGTGGCAGCAGAGTACCTTTACAGTATgtacttgtaggtataagggacaAATATGTTAAGTTTAGGGTAATAAGGGGGAAAGAATATGGAAAATTATGAATGATTTATACTTAATTGCCATACATACCACTTAATTGCCATATTTTTACCCCCTTATTAACCCAAACATAacatattgttcccttatacctacaagtacgtactgtagaggtactctgttgttacaaataggtacgctgtaaatttgGTTTAAttggctttatgcccagctgcactacttcctgaacttcagccagctccttgtttcctgtctgccattattggacaaactgattaatccaggtgtgcctgacctcagtagtcacaaacaaactgattaatcctgGTGTGCCTGActtcagtagtcacaacaacaataatcagacacacctggattaatcagtttgtccaataatggcagacaggaaacaaggagctggctgaagtttaggaagtagtgcagctgggcataaagcctattacgTGGTACATTGCGggttgtaaaataaagtgttaccgagtcttgtaaaaacattaaactgtAAGGAATATGTGCCAATTTACATTAATACCATTAGGTTTTTAAAAAGATTCATGAATTTAAGACTTTGGTTAAAAGATTAAATTTAATGAACTAAAAGTAATTTTTACTTTAATCCAACTTTTAAACTGCTTTAAATCGTGTacctttaattttttaatgcagCTGACTTTTTAATTAATTTGCCCTATTgcctttattttaaaattttccCTTTGATAAGCTGGGCAGCAGCAAGCTGGTATGTCCCAACTTGATTACATTAGAAAAATAATCATGATGTTAAGTTGGCTTGATCAGTTTTGGGTTAGGTCACCCTGGTCCCTAAGTCTgtcagcaaaaaaataaataaataaagttcaAATTAGTTTATTTAACTGATTGACAGATAACAAACATAAACTTTGCACACCTTATGTAAGCCATTTTCGCATAGATACATTTTGCACAGGTACAAGTTTTaagttcaaataattaaaatgcttaaaaaacacgttttATTGTCTTTCTACCCGAACAAGGCCCACCAGAATGGCTCAAATCTTCATAAACACAAAACCAGAAAAAAGGTTCAAATGGTTTaactcagaaaaaaaaaacagatttaattTAGCAGGATCAATAATATTATTAACATGAACACTGACGGTTTCTAACTTTTAATTAACTTTCTacattacaattttaaaaatcaATATTCAGTCAATGCAGTGACTGCGTTAAGCAGCTTTTAGCATGTTcaatgtacagtatgtttgatatatatgtgtgtgtgtgtgtttaatatatgtacattaagTTGTTTTTAAAGTCAAATTAAATTTACTGTATGCAATGACCATGTTTACAATGTTAAATACATGCATGTTAAATTTACACATGTTAATTATAGAagtttaattatattttaatgtaatagaggtaaatatttttgttaaatataaataaaaaataataattcttgGAATTAtcaaagaataaaataaatgtaagaaatgAACTGTGAGATAATgaacataaacattttattatacaATTCAAAAAGCCACACAAGCATTGGTTTTAGATTACTGGGAAATTGATACAATGATCATTAGAATTAAATGAAGCCTTTCTAATTGAGATTACACACCTAAAGTGCATATTATTATCTAAAAGTAAAGGTAAATATCTGTACCAAattggtacatattaggacgtttttaaaaggtaccatcccagtgacaacatttgtacctttttttctgagagttaTGCTTGCTGCTAGCCAGTCTGAtgaaattatagttttttttttattctttttcgtgatactgtcacgaatttccgtgtttctttgtgatcgtatcacaaatttctgtttatgcgTCATTGTCACAttttggttactcaactgctttttcatTGTTGCTTcgatttagggttagatttggtgtttgctttaggatgtcactttaattattgaagcgacaatggtaagaaaaaatggtgtaagcaaaaaatcttaaacatttttcttaaacactaaattcaagaaaaaatctagaaaaattagcttaccccattggccgatttttttgcttttttttcttaaattttatatttttggtctaaaaactagattttttttttgggtcattttgctcatcaagaaaatagatcttaatttaagaattttttgatatttttactgaaaacaagacaaaaatactaagtaagaaagtcattttttgcagtgtgcacttTGCTGCTGATTTTTTGTGTATAAGATGATTCTCGTAACAGAAACATGCAATATCAAGGCAATGGCAACACGCATTATTATGGTAATAAGGTCAAGAAACAtttcttttcaaaaaaaaaattttcttagtatttttgtcttattttcagtaaaaaatatcttaaaattcttaaattaagatgcttgttttatgcacaaaatcactaaaattagatattttgggtctaaaaactagacctattttctcgggttgttttgctcatcaagaaaaagcatcctaatttaagaatttttagatattttaactaaaaaacaagacaaaaatacgaagaaataatttattgaaaattataattttttttgcagtgtaagaacCACTTTTTCCAACTCAACTTTGACTTTGTACAATGTACATTTACAAAACATAATCTAGATTGTTTTGCACATCTACCATTATACTACTACCCTTTGGCTTACCACAATGCATATCAAATTTATATGCATTTAGTCCCAGACTAACATGCATGTTTCAtgtgccttcatttaaaaacaccttgacTGACATATCTTACTATGAACTGCGTGGGAATAATTTGTACCAAGCATTACATAAGACAAGCTGTACTGTATGCATGTATGTGACCAATACAAGCCGCacattatgtatgtatgtgacCAAAAAACTTGAAACATTAGTGTTACGTCATTTATTGGATTAAGCCTATTAATTGTGAGAAAGTAGTGACTTGTTTATTAAGATAATAATTGTAAATCACATTTCTGTATGGTCATTGATGATTGTGTGAtattaaaaaatgcaaaacatgGCTACAAATACAATACAACACAATACAAATGACAATGATTTATTTGACAATTTTAGGCCACCATCATCTGCAGATTTATGTAAACCTTTATTTCATGTGGATAAAATCTTTTACAGGACCACCTATAGCAAAGTCATACgttacatatttattttcacaATCAGATGCACTTTAAAAAGCTGACATACAGTTTAAACACAGCTTTCAGAGCAATAACAGTCCATGTGAACTTCTGTTTCCCTCAGATCTTCATTCTTCTTAAAGTTGCTGCTCAAATTTTCAGTATAGTTCAATCTGGAGTCTAAAATCAAAGCATCAAATCATAATtaatgctaaataaatacaaaaatcaaTATAAATTGGGGAAATTTAGAGGTAATACATCTTACTAGATGGAAAGCAGTAGTATTCGACAACGATATGGTTAGTCCTGACTGGCACACAACCGGGTAAACAGCGCAACAGAGGCTCAACGGAGTAACATTCAGAATGATATTTATCAGACATCTGCCTTTCCAGTTGCACAGTTTCAAGCTTCATGTGACACTCtacaacaaaaaaatacaataaataatttgattacattacactACATTTTGTtaatacaatgttgttacatagttaaagggatagttcggccaaaaatgatattaaacccatgattttaggatattttagaaaatgttttagatctttcagttgattaaatgtaatgttacggggtccacccatagtccacgaccttcaagtccaaaaaaagtgcgtccatccttcacaaattaaatccaagcggctccaggatgataaacaaaggtcttctgagggtaatccgtgcggtgttgttgtaaaaaatatccatatttaaaaccttattaacgaaaataaataccttccggtagcgccgccatcttagtcgcgtccgcattcaggatgagagcttacgcagcctacggaggctactctgctgctgctctgtgcccccgccctccgaatttgtcatacgtcactaagaaaagtgcgtacactacgctaatactctctcctgaatacagaggagtctaagatggcggcgctaccggaaggtatttattttcgttaataaagttttaaatatgaatatttctacaacaacaccgctcggattaccctcagaagacctttgtttatcattctggagccgtttggatttaatttgtgaaggatggacgcactttttttggacttgaaggtcgtggactatgggatgaccccgtaacattacatttatttatataatcaactgaaagatctaaaacattttttaaaatatccgaaaatgtgtttgtctgaaaaacgatggacatatgcaactcggacagcttgggggtgagtaaatcatgggtttaatatcatttttggccgaaccaTCCCTTTAACAGTTCAACACCTACGGTTAGTATCAAGACAACTTTCAGCAGTAAGCACCCATGAGTGGACAAAGACAATTGGGCTTTTGGTCAGGTATCCACTGGGTGTGTGATACTCCTGCCTGATTTCTCCATCCGCTTTTCCACAAAGACCACACGTCTGCCCTCTCATCCAGTCCGCAATATAAATCTGCAGAATCAAGAAGATTTTTTATCTTACTTTAAATTAGATGGCAATATCCACCAGTTTCCTATAAAATCATTACTGATCGTCCAGTTACCTTCCACTGTCCAGTTGTATAATAGACCTCTTGAAGACCATAGTTTGGGGCATAGAGGGAGATACCTTCACCTTTCTTTACAATTTGTATGCTTTCTATGTCAAAGAAAAGCctcattaatttattttgaaaaatttaaTTGCATATCATAACAGTTATAATCAAAAGACACATTTATTTCACCATTTGATGTGAAAAGATTTTCAACCTTTTAGGTGCTTGTAGGGGAGGTTGTTGGTTGATAATTCAGTTccattgattttacatttaattgcaCTCTCTTGGTGGTATAGGTCAACATCACTGTTGTGTAAAGAAATATTGTGATTTTCTACATACTGCAAAGATGAAATAAAGAACCCAGAAGGCTGGACTTACATGTCAGCCACCTTAACTTTCAGGACTTTGTGCTCAGAAACATCATCCTTTCTCATTAGGACCATGAATTTATGCTCTGTAGTACAGTCTTGAACCAAGACTTGGTAACAGGAATATGGAGTTTCAAAGCTGTACTGCCTGTTGTTGAATGTCGTCAATGTTTTTCCCACCATAATGCATTTAGCTAAATCACAAGAGGAACAAAAGTTGcagactttttttttacaaaacatgaAGTTTGTTT
Protein-coding sequences here:
- the LOC135740963 gene encoding vitellogenin, producing MRAVVLALTVALVACQQINLVPEFAPDKTYVYNYEAQLLGGLPQEGLARAGIKVSSKVHLTAVTENIFLMKLMDPLLHEYGGIWPKDSFIPATKLTAALAAQLQIPIKFEYANGVVGKVFAPAGVSPTVMNLHRGILNILQLNLKKTQNIYELQEAGAQGVCRTHYVINEDQKSNHIIVTKSKDLSHCHDRIMKDIGLAYTERCSECTRRDKSLIETATYNYIMKPSANGVLITEATVEEVHQFSPFNEIHGAALMEAKQTLAFVEVEKNPVVPSKGDYLHRGSLQYEFATEVLQSPIQLMRISDAPAQIIEVLKHLVANNMAAVHDDAPLKFIQLVHLLRVATLENVEAIWAQFKDKPVYRRWLLDALPAVGTPVIVKFLKEKFLAGELHNYEFIQALVMALQMVTADLDTIKLTASLAMNDKVAAIPAVREVVMLGYGSMIAKYCDAVPNCNPELLKPIHDIAAEAIAKNDIREISLVLKVLGNAGHPASLKTITKVLPGLRTASTTLPIKVQVDAILALRNIAKKEPKLVQPLALQLLVDRALHPEVRMVACIVLFESKPSVALVSSLAGALRLETNMQVASFAYSHIKSLTRITAPDMASVAGAANVAIKLMSRKLDRLSYYFSRALELDIYHTHLMIGAAGSAYMINDAATILPRAVIAKARAYLAGAAADVLEIGVRTEGIQEALQKSPAADQTADHMTKIRHTIRALTNWKALPDNQPLASVYMKLFGQEVAFVNIDKTVIEQAIPLATGQKQRELLREALKALQEGFSMQYAKPLLAAEVRRILPTAIGVPMELSLYTAAVATATVNVKATITPPLPEQHDTLTFDQLKRTDFHLQAEAQPSVALQTFAVMGVNTALIQASVMAKGKIRTILPGKVAARADLLKGNYKVELLPVAVPEHIATMSFETLAVVRNIENPTAERIVSLVPELSAQNSQTNSGEQSSEGRNYGVSSEVRSVRSAAPLHKTMCYVVPYIEIKGCVEVNSHNAAFIKDAPLFYIIGQHSARVALARGDGPAVERLELEVQVGPKAAEMLNKQINLIDEETPEGKTILLKLRQILEAEAKNATSRSSSSSSSRGSKNSRSSSSSSRSSRSRINRSSSSSSSSSSSSSSSSSSSISSSRMSKNPTIIEPFRKFHKDRFMAPHGASKARSSGSSGSSFEKIQKQAKFLGNSIPPVFAVFARAVRVDKKLLGYQLAYYFDRPTERVQLVVSSIAENDNMKICADGALLSKHKIMAKVAWGPECQQYQVTAKAEAGVLGEFPAARLELEWERVPIIVSNYAKKLSKQISMAALQAGFKLARATNSEKEIELTAALPNQRTLNVIARIPEMTMSRMAIHLPYAVPINPDGTLSIHIDEDILTWLKKQLDE